Proteins encoded in a region of the Calypte anna isolate BGI_N300 chromosome 15, bCalAnn1_v1.p, whole genome shotgun sequence genome:
- the SNAP29 gene encoding synaptosomal-associated protein 29, whose translation MSALPRSYNPFAEEEEEEAAAWRPARGGGEADGTDRQRYLRQEVLRRSAATADSTARSLSLLYESERIGVATSEELVRQGEVLKRTEQMVDKMDQDLKTSQRHINSIKSVWGGLVNYFKAKPPESKPEQNGSPEYYANSRLKEAMMSSKEQESKYQESHPNLRKLDNSDNDFGKADLVSSVQGDSYPKNQHLRAYHQKIDNNLDEMSSGLSRLKNLALGLQTEIDEQDEVLDRLTKKVEILDVNIKSTDKKVRQL comes from the exons ATGTCGGCCCTCCCGAGGAGCTACAACCCCTTCGccgaggaggaagaagaggaggcgGCGGCGTGGCGGCCGGCGAGGGGCGGCGGGGAGGCGGACGGCACCGATCGGCAGCGGTACCTGCGGCAGGAGGTGCTGCGTCGCTCCGCCGCCACCGCCGACAGCACCGCCCGCTCCCTCTCGCTCCTCTACGAGTCGGAGCGGATCGGCGTGGCCACCTCCGAG GAGCTTGTACGTCAAGGAGAGGTTCTGAAGCGCACAGAACAAATGGTGGACAAAATGGACCAGGACCTGAAGACCAGTCAGAGGCACATAAATAGCATTAAGAGTGTTTGGGGGGGCTTGGTAAACTACTTCAAAGCCAAACCTCCAGAGAGCAAGCCAGAGCAGAATGGAAGCCCTGAATATTATGCTAACAGTAG ATTAAAAGAAGCAATGATGTCTAGTAAAGAACAAGAGTCAAAATACCAGGAAAGTCATCCAAATTTAAGGAAACTAGATAATTCAG ACAATGATTTTGGCAAAGCAGATTTAGTTTCTTCAGTGCAAGGGGATTCCTACCCGAAGAACCAACACCTGCGAGCTTACCACCAGAAAATTGATAACAACTTAG ATGAGATGTCTTCTGGGTTGAGTCGTCTGAAGAACCTTGCTCTTGGTCTGCAGACAGAAATAGATGAGCAGGATGAGGTGCTGGATCGGCTCACAAAGAAAGTAGAGATACTGGATGTCAACATTAAAAGCACTGATAAAAAAGTCCGACAACTTTAA